In Vicia villosa cultivar HV-30 ecotype Madison, WI unplaced genomic scaffold, Vvil1.0 ctg.000067F_1_1_2_unsc, whole genome shotgun sequence, a single window of DNA contains:
- the LOC131623438 gene encoding uncharacterized protein LOC131623438, with product MNHGSSSNESSDDGGADGYYWEETITSGYTASRNVLHIPRRVCRSCSFFSSMIELCDYDTGLTHDCIIQSETLDGVEYLYIGEGWYQFARKKVFRRGDRVGFTVSLVPNRLYVKLLNR from the exons ATGAATCACGGAAGCAG TTCAAATGAATCATCAGATGATGGTGGAGCTGATGGATACTACTGGGAGGAAACCATTACATCAGGCTACACTGCAAGCCGAAATGTTCTT CATATTCCAAGGAGAGTCTGTAGGTCCTGTAGCTTTTTCTCTTCAATGATAGAATTGTGTGATTATGATACAGGACTTACACATGATTGCATCATCCAGAGTGAAACTCTTGACGGTGTAGAGTATCTGTATATAGGGGAGGGGTGGTACCAATTTGCAAGGAAGAAAGTATTCAGGAGAGGTGATCGGGTAGGTTTTACCGTTTCACTGGTTCCTAATAGGTTGTACGTGAAATTGTTGAATCGTTGA